Part of the Deltaproteobacteria bacterium genome is shown below.
TCCCAGCTACGACAGCGTCGCCGAGTTCGAGAGCGCGGGCCGCATCATCAAGACGGCGCTCGACAGGTGGGGCCGCTGCGACATCCTGGTGAACAACGCGGGCATCCTGCGCGACAAGAGCCTCGCCAACATGGAGCCCGACGACTTCGACGCGGTCCTGAAGGTCCACCTCTACGGCGGCTTCAACTGCTGCCGGCACGCGCTCCCGGTGATGAAGGAGAGGAAGTTCGGACGCATCATCAACATCGTCTCGAGCGCCGGCCTGCGCGGCAACTTCGGGCAGGCGAACTACGGCGCCGCCAAGGCGGGGCTCATGGGTCTCACCTTCGTGATCGCGGTCGAGCACATGAAGGGCAACGCCGAGGGCAAGTACTCGATCACGGCGAACGCGCTCGCCCCGGCGGGGCTCACCCGCATGGTCGGCACGATCCCGGGCATGGAGGGGAAGCCGATGCCGCCCGAGATGAACCCCGATCTGAACGGGCCGATCGTCGCCTTCCTCGCCTCCGACCTGGCAGCGCACGTGAACGGCCAGATCTTCGGCCGCCGCGGCTACGCCTACACGCTCTTCCAGACCCCGAAGCCGGTCGCCGCGCTCTACAAGGAGGGGGGCTGGACGGCCGGCGAGATCGCCAAGAACTTCGACGCCGCGTTCCGCGAGCACCTGTCGGTGCCGGGCATCCCGCCCACCCCCGCGCTCCAGCAGGCGGCAGCCGCGGCGAAGAAGGGCTGAGCCGCGACGTGACAGGTGAGACGATCGGCGTGAACGGTGGCCCGGCCGTCCCCAAGATGATCTGACGGAGGCGCGCGTGGCTCGTGACCTGCTGAAGGAGATCCGCGCCGACCTGCTCCCCGCGCACATCAAGACGAAGCGCGTGACCGAGCTGATGGACCTCGGCGGGAAGAAGGCGGTCGTCACCGGTGCGGGCGGCCCCGGCCTCGGCCAGGCGTGCGCGCATCGCCTGGCGGGCCTGGGCGCGGCGGTGGCGGTGGTGGATCTGAGCGAGGAGGGGGCGGCGCGGGTCGCGGCGGAGGTGCGCGAGCGCTGGGGCGCTCGGGCCGTCGCGGTCCAGGGGAACGTGTTCGACTGGGCGCAGGCCGAACGCATCGTCCGCGAGAGCCGCGAGAAGCTCGGCGGCCTCGACATCCTGGTGAACAACGTCGGCGGCGGCCCGGCTGGTCCCTTCTTCAAGCAAACCAAGGACGAGATCGACCTGGCAGTCCACCTGACCCTCATGGGGACCCTCTACTGCTCGCGCGCGGCGCTCGACGTCATGATCCCGCAGCGCAGCGGCCGCATCATCAACGTCGCCTCGGAGGGCGGCCGCATCGGCATGAAGAACCTGGTCGTCTACAACGCCTGCAAGTCCGGCGTGATCGGCTTCACGCGCAACCTCGCGCACGAGGTCGCGCCGTACGGCATATACGTGCTCGGCGTCTGCCCCGGCATCATGCTGCACGAGACGCTGAAGGCGATCCTGCGCGACCCCGACGCCTACCCCGGGGCGTGGGAGAGCATGATGGAGGGTTTCAGCCGCGTGCCGCTCGGCCGGCCCTCCGAGCCCGAGGAGGTGGCGAACATGGTCGCCTTCCTCGCCTCGGAGGCCGCGAGCTACATGTGTGGCGTCTCGGTCAGCATGGGCGGCGGCATGGCGATGGACTGAACGGAGTGTCCATCTACCGGTGAGCCCGGGTTGATCAGAGGCGATCCCGACCGGCCGCGCCGTCTGCAACCTCAGTGAAGAGGATCAATGCGGATCACCGACGAACATCTCGCTCACTGGCGCCGGCACGGCTACGTCGTCGTGCCGAATTTCCTGACCGAAGCGGAGCTGGTGGCGATTCAACCGAATGTCCGTCGCTACTTTCCGACCGACGAGGAGTACCGGACGGCGCCGGAGCGCTATCTGGACGTGGGCGGCTGGCGGGAGCTTCCCTTCGTCGGCGACGCTCTCAACGACCTCGCCACTCACCCGGAGCTCGCCTCCTTCGCCGAGCGCGTCATCGGGACGAGAGAGATCCTCCTGACGCAGGCGATTCTCTGGGGGAAGTACGCCGGGGTCGGCGACCACGAGCAGCGGCTCCACGTAGACTTCATGAACAACACCCTCGTCCACCCCCGCGACGAGGGCCCGTTCGGGCAGACCGGGACGATCGTCTACCTGAGCGACGTCACCGAGGAGCTGGGTCCCACCTGCGTCGTCTCGAAGGAGCAGACACGCGAGCCCCCCTCGCTCGTCCCTCGCATGCGCGACCGGGATCAGTTCCCCGTCCTCTACGAGCAGGAAGTAGCGGTGACCGCCCCGGCCGGCTCCGTCCTCCTCTACTCGATGAGCACGTTCCACCGCGGCTCGGCCTTCCGGGCAGCGACAGGCGCCCGTTTCACCTTCCACGTCGTCTTCCGGGCGAAGGACTCGCACTGGATGGGCTTCAGCGCCTGGGCGCGCGCGGGCCAGGAGCCGGCGCTCCAGCGCTTCCTCGAGCGGGCGACCCCTCGGCAGCGCGAGCTCCTCGGCTTTCCGCCGCCGGGCCACCCGTACTGGAACGAGGAGACGCTCGCGGGCGTCGCCGCCCGCTATCCGGGGATGGACATGACGCTCTACCGGGACGCGTTCCGGTAGACAGCCGTCCTCGGCAATCGATACATGGTGAAACATGCCGCTGCAGCGCCGGCCTTCGCGACGCGGCCACCTGCCGCAGCATGCGAGGCCCGCGGCTTGCTCCGGACGAGGGCGTGCTCCCCGCGCTTCGCCTCGTCCTCGGCGGCACCCAGGTCGCCGTCGCGCTCCACGGCCTCGCCATCGTGCTCGGCGTCGGGGCGGGCGCGCTCCTCGCCGTTCGCCGCGCGCGCGAGCCGGCGGTGGTGGCGGTCGCCGCGGCGGCCGTCGCGGCGGCGTCGCTCGTCGGCGGGCACGCGCTCTTCGCGCTCGTGCACGGGGGCGGCGCGGGTGGGCTCGCGTCGACGGGCGGCATCGCGGCCGGGCTCGGCGCGGCGGTCGTCGTCGCGTGGGTGACGGACCGACCCGCCGGCGAGCTGCTCGACGCCATCGTTCCGGCGGGCCTCCTGGCGCTCGCCATCGGCCGCGTCGGCTGCTTTCTCGCGGGCTGCTGCCACGGACGGCCGACGACGCTCCCGTGGGGCGTCGTCTTCCCGGGGCTCGGGCCCCCGGCCCGCCATCCGCTCCAGCTCTACTCGGCCGTCGGCGACCTGCTGCTCTGCCTGCTTCTGCCGCGGCGCGCGCGCGTGCCCGGTGCCGTCGCGCGGCGCGGTTGCATCGGCTTCGGGTGCCTCCGCGCCGCGCTCGAGACGCTGCGCGACCCGGCCACCACCGACCTGATCCCCGGCGGCTGGCTCACGCTCCCGCAGGCCGCGGCGCTGCTGCTCGCCCTCGCCGCGGTGAGCTTGCGCCCCCGGGAGCCTTCCATTATGCCTCCGGACCGAAGGAGCCTTGCGCATGGCCGATGAGAAGACGTTGAAGGACATCGCGGTGTGGAGCGGCCACCGCGAGCTTACGCTCGAGGACATCGCCGTCATCCAGCCCGGTCTCGGGCGCATCATGCCCGAGATCGGCGCGCGCGCCTGGAAGGTGTTCTACGCCGCGAAGGCGCGCAACTGGCCGCTCGCCCGCTTCCAGGCGAAGGAGATCCGCGGCCTCATGGAGCTGGCCGCCTTCACACGTCCCAAGTACGAGGAGAACCTGAACCAGTTCCTCGCCGAGGACTGGAAGCCGCTCGAGGAGGCGATCGCCAAGGAGGACTTCCCCGCCGTCGAGGCCGCGTTCCACAGGGCGGTGGAGAAGGCCAACGCCTACCACGAGCTGCGCGACAAGCCGTACATCAGGTGGAAGCTCCCCGACACGCCGCCGCCCGACCTGGATCTCACGCCGCGCAAGAAGTAGGCCAGCGGCGCGCGCGCCCCGTGCGCTGAGGGTCATGTCGGGCGCCAGGCGGCTCGCGGCCTCGATCGGTGCTTCGGCGCTGGCGCACGCGCTGGTGCTCGGGGTCGCGCTGCGCGGCGAGCGGGGCACGCTGCGCCCGCCGCTCATCGCGATCCCGGTCGCGCTCGTGGGAGGCGTCGGCGGGGGTGGCGGTGCGGCGGGCCCGACGACGGAGCCCGCGCTCGCGCCCGCCCCCGCGCCCGCCGCCCCGCTGGTCCCCGCGCCCGCGCCGCCGCCGGCGAAGTTGCGCCCGCGGCGGTCCGCCGTGGCGCGCCGAGCGCCGATGGCGCCGCTTCCGCCAGCCGAGAGCGCGACGCCGGCGGGCGGCGGAGAGGGCACCGGGGTCGCGGGCGCGAGTGGCGGCGGTGGCGGCGACGGTAGCGGCGGCGACGGCAGCGGCGGGGTGCGCGTCGCCTACGGCACGAATCCGCTTCCGCCGTACCCACTGGTGGCGCGCCGGCTCGGCAGGGAGGGCGTCGTCCTGCTCGGGATCCTGGTCGCGCCCGACGGGCGGCCGGCGGAGGTGCGCGTCCTTCGATCCTCCGGCTTCGCTCCACTCGACGACTCGGCCGTGGCGACCGTGCGCGACCGCTGGCGCTTCATCCCGGCCAGGCGCAGCGGCGAGGCGGTCGGGGGCCGCGTCAAGGTGCCGATCCGCTTCCGGCTCGCCGGCGAGCCGGAAGGCTAGGAGTCTCGGACAGCCTCCTAGCGCTCCGCGACGAGATCCCCCACCTCCCACAGCGCGACGTGCCCGGCGGTGTCGCCGGAGACGAGCACCGGCCCGGCCCAGGCGAGGCCGAGCACCTGGCGCGTGTGCCAGGCGAGCGTCGCCACCACGGTCGCGCGCGGCAGCGCGGACACGCGCACGCTGCCGTCGTTGTGGGCGCTCGCCACGAGGTGACCGCCGGGCGCTGCGGCGAGCCGCGTGATGCCCGTGCCCGGCGGGCCCTCGGCCACCAGCGCGCCGCTCCCGGGGTCGAAGACGCGCAGCGCGCCGTCGTTCCCGCCCCCGAGGAGGAGCCCACTCACGAAGAGGAGCACGCTCGCCGGGCCGGGCGGCGCCGCGATCACGTGCGACGGCGTGTCCGCGCCGATGGGATAGAGCGCGACCGAGCCCAGCTCGCTGCCGACCGCGACCTGCTTCCCGTCGGGGGCGAAGGCGACGCCCGCGCCCTCGCGCTCGACCGGGAAGCGGCCGAGCTCGTGGCCGTCCTCGGCGCGCACGAGGTGCGCGCTTGCGTCGTAGAAGGCGGTCACCAGCAGGGTCGCGCCGTCCGGCGACCAGGCGACGCTCCGGACGACGCCGCGCGGCGCCGCGAGCTCGCGCGCCAGGCCGCCCGTGCGGATCGTGTAGCGGAGGAGGCGGCCCTCGAGCGCGACCACCGCCTCGCCGCCGTCCGGGCTGACCGCCATGTCGTTCGCCGATTCGGGGTGCGGCTGGAGCCCTTCCGGCCCCGGCACGACGAACGGCGGCGGCGGCGCGAAGGCGAGCGCCAGCTGCCCCGCCGGCAGGCGCCACGCGCTCACGCCGAGGTCGACGGCAGCGACCAGCGCGAGCGCGCCGCCGGGCGTCGCCGCGACCACCGTGACCGGGTGCGCGAAGTCGAGCGTGCAGTGCGGCGCGCGCGCGGCGCCCGGGCGCGCGGCGAGCGCGACGCAGCCGTGCACCGGAACGCCGGCCGCCCCGGCGCCCCCGGCGCCGGCGAGGAGCACGAAGTCCATCTCGACCGCCTTCCCGCCGACGCTCAGCGCGAAGTGCGCGGTCACCTCCGAGCCGTCGAGCGCGGGACCGTTCGCCTCGAGGGTGTCGCCCGCGGCCGCGAGCGGCAGCCGGCGATCGCCCTGGGCGAGCTCGAGGGTGACCGTGCCCGTCGCGCTCGTCGCCGGCAGCGGGCGGCGCCAGAAGTCGCTCAGCCACACGCGCACCCGACCGTCGGGGGCGGCCAGCGCCTCGAGGTGCAGGTCGCCCGCCATGCCGACCACGCCGCCGTGGTGCGGCGTGTGATCGTGGACACCCGGCCCCGAGGCGAGGGTCGATGTGGTGGTCGACGTGCACGTCGAGTCGACGCCCCGGCTGCACGCGGCCGCCACGGCGAGCGCGAGGAGCGGCGGCAGGCGGCGCGCCGGCATGCGGGTCGCGCCCGTATAGCGGCGGCGCGTGGGGGTCACAAGCGCGCGAATCGGAGCGAGTGACAGCGGCGCGTCCGTCGCCGACCGCGGTCGCCAGTGCTGCTTGACGGCGCGCGCTCTTCAGCGGCCGCCCGGGGCGACCGACGGGGTCCGGGAACGTGAGCCTGCCCCGCCCCAGGTCCGGGACGCGGACGGCACCGCGACCCGGATCGGTGCGGGCCACAAGGAGGATGGTGCCGTTTCGGCCGCGTTTGGTGGTAGGATGACGTCGTGACCGACGAGCCGCCACTGATGCTCGGCCGGGCGGCAGCGAGCATCCTCCTGCTCGTCGCTTCGGCGTCCCCCATCGCCGCCGCGGACGGGAGCTACTTCCCCCTCCGGGCCGGCAACTGGTGGTCCTACGAGGAGCTCGACGACGATGGCCGGCCGCTCTCGCGGGAGACCTGGACCGTGCTCGACGCCACGCCGGCCGACCGGACGGGCGAGTTCCACCTCCGCTCGTTCACCAAGCGCCTCGACATGCTCGGGCACATGGGTCGCCGCTGGGAGGGGCACGAGTTCCTGCGCACGACGGACCTGGGGCTCCACAAGCGCTATCCGGCCAGCGGCCGCGACAACGAGTTCGAGGTGACGCTGCTCAGGGAGCCGGTCGCCGCGGGCACGC
Proteins encoded:
- a CDS encoding SDR family NAD(P)-dependent oxidoreductase, with amino-acid sequence MSKLLDGRVAVVTGSGRGIGRGIALALGREGAKVVVNDVGCDVAGRGTAADPAAEVCKEIAALGSEAAPSYDSVAEFESAGRIIKTALDRWGRCDILVNNAGILRDKSLANMEPDDFDAVLKVHLYGGFNCCRHALPVMKERKFGRIINIVSSAGLRGNFGQANYGAAKAGLMGLTFVIAVEHMKGNAEGKYSITANALAPAGLTRMVGTIPGMEGKPMPPEMNPDLNGPIVAFLASDLAAHVNGQIFGRRGYAYTLFQTPKPVAALYKEGGWTAGEIAKNFDAAFREHLSVPGIPPTPALQQAAAAAKKG
- a CDS encoding SDR family oxidoreductase encodes the protein MDLGGKKAVVTGAGGPGLGQACAHRLAGLGAAVAVVDLSEEGAARVAAEVRERWGARAVAVQGNVFDWAQAERIVRESREKLGGLDILVNNVGGGPAGPFFKQTKDEIDLAVHLTLMGTLYCSRAALDVMIPQRSGRIINVASEGGRIGMKNLVVYNACKSGVIGFTRNLAHEVAPYGIYVLGVCPGIMLHETLKAILRDPDAYPGAWESMMEGFSRVPLGRPSEPEEVANMVAFLASEAASYMCGVSVSMGGGMAMD
- a CDS encoding phytanoyl-CoA dioxygenase family protein — its product is MRITDEHLAHWRRHGYVVVPNFLTEAELVAIQPNVRRYFPTDEEYRTAPERYLDVGGWRELPFVGDALNDLATHPELASFAERVIGTREILLTQAILWGKYAGVGDHEQRLHVDFMNNTLVHPRDEGPFGQTGTIVYLSDVTEELGPTCVVSKEQTREPPSLVPRMRDRDQFPVLYEQEVAVTAPAGSVLLYSMSTFHRGSAFRAATGARFTFHVVFRAKDSHWMGFSAWARAGQEPALQRFLERATPRQRELLGFPPPGHPYWNEETLAGVAARYPGMDMTLYRDAFR
- a CDS encoding energy transducer TonB, which codes for MSGARRLAASIGASALAHALVLGVALRGERGTLRPPLIAIPVALVGGVGGGGGAAGPTTEPALAPAPAPAAPLVPAPAPPPAKLRPRRSAVARRAPMAPLPPAESATPAGGGEGTGVAGASGGGGGDGSGGDGSGGVRVAYGTNPLPPYPLVARRLGREGVVLLGILVAPDGRPAEVRVLRSSGFAPLDDSAVATVRDRWRFIPARRSGEAVGGRVKVPIRFRLAGEPEG